GTGTCAACACTGAGTGTATTTGTAATTGTCACTTTGGCTTAGTTTTTTCTTGCTTTACTTTAATCTCTCATGAAGAAATATGATAGAGATCATCTAGGATCATCAGGTCGATCTAGGATTTTTAAGGAAGGCGAATATATTTTGTCTCCTTTTTTTATCCACACATATTCAGATCACCATATTTTGAAGCGTTTGATATTCTAATCTACTTAGTAGATTATGGCCTTATATTCGTAATGCAACTTACCTCGCCAATGAACACGGATACCGCAGTAGCTAAACCAACGGCCATTATATAATACGTCATCAGTAGATCACTGTTTCTTAGCTGACGGTCTTTAGACTGAAGATCCAGGGGACATATTTTGGTATCGGGCAGTGTTTTACgctctaaatattttattataccgCTGTATATTATCATATGCATACTGAAAACGGAACGGAACAATAAAGGTACCTATTACAtaagacaaacaaaaagtGAGTATACCCACtgaatctatatttttatgtatcattaatttaaaaagaacgttgatttaaattctttatagtaagctaaaaaacacaaaagtaTTGAGCATGATTACTAACACAGGTGTAAACAATGTATTCAACGTAGAATTTTTCGGAAACGCGAACGCACGTCTCTTTTCCATGAATGCGCCAGGAGCAACAACATACGTACACCTCTCAGCCTCCGGTACACCCTGTTTTGTCTTCTCCAGGTAGTCAAAATACATCAAATAGTCTATTACTGTCCCATCATTGACTAATACAGCGCCTTCAGATACGTAAGATAAGTATTCGCTATCTTCGCTTACTGAACGAAATTTTGCACGGCCGTTTGAAATCATTTTGCTCAGAAAATGCAGGCTTTCGTCTGTCtggataaaacaaaatgctcCTATCAAGGGACGCTACAGACTTTAAAAATAGGtgcattgtattttttttaactcgaAATATTGTTggtttctgtttttttataagttaattagtatttgtataaagcatttttacaaaatttaaaactagcttaataatttattgttcatatattgtaaaacaaattcaaaacgcaaatattcgaaaattaaaaaattaccaacATTTTTAACAGCATATTCAACAGCTCCACCTTCAGTAGCAAACCAGCGATAGTTTTTCTTGTACAAATCTTGAAGTGTTTCGATCTCCAAGGTAAATTTGGAGAGAGTGAGGAAAGCTGTCAAGTTCGCTGTATAAAAAGCAGATAACAGGATCACAAAAATCCACCAAGTTGCAAACAGTACTCGAGTGGTGTCTATAAGAgaagataatttgaaattttagatAGTACCACGGATAACATAAAACTGGATAGTAACAACCTGTCGTTTAAGATAGTTATAGAGCAATCAATGATgtacatgattttattatctttgatAATAAGGTACATGTACATTTCATGAACACTAACTACTATTTGACTACAAGCGTAAGCGAATATAGTGAATAACATTTAGATTTTACAAGGtctcgattttttatattttttctctacataaagttttatttatatcacatcGGCTCATCCTATGAGAATGTAATGTTTCCTATAGTATCCTTTATATCGCGCCTCCTAAGTGTCTTCACACACAAAAATCTCATGGTTTTTCGCATTAACAATATTAGTGAAGATGTCCTTATGTATTTATGGTCCATGTCATATATTCAGTGATCTTTAAACGTTTAGCTATGTAATGTAAgtaaattactatattttattgaaatttgaaacaaaCTGTTTGTATCGTTATAGGCGTAACCACAAAGTGATAAATGACTAACCATTACCGATATAATGGACGACTGATTGTTATGCTTTTATGGAAATATAACGCGACCTAATTTCTTCATTTCATATAGGATAAGCGAATTTTTACTTTTGACCATAAAGGTACCTACTATGTATTAAAGTATTACAAACACACGTATAGTTTATATCAGTATATTACGAGATTTTTATCAGGCGCTAACTAAAGATCGAAAGTCGGAATCCAAACGATTTTATGGTGACCGATCTTTACCAACGatgtgtaagtttttttttaataggttgTACCAGAAAACTCGGTTCTGGTTTCGCTCTTTACAATAATACTTAAGGCTTAGGTTAGTTTTCAAATGCATTCACCACTCTTGGttttcgattttttatatcttaaaattttgtcGTTGACTCCGTCTTTCACAGACTATCAatcatcaaatcaaatcagGTGCACCtaattggatattttttacagCTCTAACTTCCCGCTGTGCCCCTGCTCGCGCCGTCATGCCCAACGCctatttaacgtttttttacGGGCTTTACCCGTTTtgaagattaatttttatttgttattttcttgAAAACTGTGCATTACCTTGTAATAAGCGTAGAAACCTTGTAACCGTGTCCCAAAGCTCTATCAACAGAATTTTTTACCTCTAAATTCGTACTAAGAGATTCCTCCTAAGTCCAAACCGTCTTTAAAGATATTACTGTATATTAATGTACCCATTTGAAGTTGTATATAAAGTTGTAGCTTCAAATGCACAAATATGCATCAACGTTAAAGTCCTTACTTGCGTTTGGAGATAATGATGTTCCTTGCTTGATAAATGCTCCATATACAAACCAAATGCTAGGAGATATTGGTATGTACTTCTCGTCGTCAGGCATTAACTTATTGCGTAAACGAGTTAGCAAAGTAACGCATGGCCCATACGCCACTACGGCAATGAGGATCAAATAcctacagaaaaaaaaattcagatacgtaataaagaaaatcatatgtacataaacatattttgagCAGATTCAGATACgtgattatttgtaataatcgTCGTAACCCTAGATGGGCTATGgcaattctataaatatagaaaataacaacaatagtGATTTTCTTAGGGATATAATTAAACTGAATTACCAGGTAAATCTGATCAAAACAGTTATTCATAAGAGTAAATTAAACGAATCTTAACGAAAGATGGCAACGAAGAGATCTCACTAGACATGCAACTTGCCCTACAATCACTAGCATTACCTTCTCTATAGTCGTTATAATTGAAGAGAGAATCGAATTGAATTCTAATTACCAAACCATTTCATCGAATGGGGCCAAAAGACCCGACCCTGCAGCTGACTCCTTTGGACGTTTTAACATCATCATCCAAGTCCCCTCGTCTAAAATCGGCGAAAATTGTACGAATCTGTCGTAGTTGTTAAGGGTTGGGATAAAAGCAGCTGCCATATCGATTTTCTGTTATAGATgtaataattgaatgaaaatacttatatataatataccattaaatatgttaaatacaatatttgagtgaaaataaattaattaacgattcaggttatatttaaaacgaatacggaacaataacaaataataattacactaGTGTTGAGAAGTCCAATAAGATACTCTTCTGGTCTTCCCTTGCCAAATACGAAATTTTTCTCCGGAACGACAACTTCGTAAGTAAAATTGAACTTTTTCTgtagtatttcaataatttcgaATGCTACTCCATAACCGATGTATGTGCCATTTTCTGCTCTGTCTGTCCAACTCATGGGAAAATTCTAAACAGAAATGAATcgtctttatataatatgaattcatGGTTAAGGCTTCAACTTCAAGTTAAAATGCTGCACAACGAACCCCTCATCtcaatgcaataaaacataatatatatagatcgctaatatataggtaactagcaaactcggcgaactccgtttcgccaccagatggcttcgtttttcccgcttttctgttgaaatttttccgNNNNNNNNNNNNNNNNNNNNNNNNNNNNNNNNNNNNNNNNNNNNNNNNNNNNNNNNNNNNNNNNNNNNNNNNNNNNNNNNNNNNNNNNNNNNNNNNNNNNNNNNNNNNNNNNNNNNNNNNNNNNNNNNNNNNNNNNNNNNNNNNNNNNNNNNNNNNNNNNNNNNNNNNNNNNNNNNNNNNNNNNNNNNNNNNNNNNNNNNNNNNNNNNNNNNNNNNNNNNNNNNNNNNNNNNNNNNNNNNNNNNNNNNNNNNNNNNNNNNNNNNNNNNNNNNNNNNNNNNNNNNNNNNNNNNNNNNNNNNNNNNNNNNNNNNNNNNNNNNNNNNNNNNNNNNNNNNNNNNNNNNNNNNNNNNNNNNNNNNNNNNNNNNNNNNNNNNNNNNNNNNNNNNNNNNNNNNNNNNNNNNNNNNNNNNNNNNNNNNNNNNNNNNNNNNNNNNNNNNNNNNNNNNNNNNNNNNNNNNNNNNNNNNNNNNNNNNNNNNNNNNNNNNNNNNNNNNNNNNNNNNNNNNNNNNNNNNNNNNNNNNNNNNNNNNNNNNNNNNNNNNNNNNNNNNNNNNNNNNNNNNNNNNNNNNNNNNNNNNNNNNNNNNNNNNNNNNNNNNNNNNNNNNNNNNNNNNNNNNNNNNNNNNNNNNNNNNNNNNNNNNNNNNNNNNNNNNNNNNNNNNNNNNNNNNNNNNNNNNNNNNNNNNNNNNNNNNNNNNNNNNNNNNNNNNNNNNNNNNNNNNNNNNNNNNNNNNNNNNNNNNNNNNNNNNNNNNNNNNNNNNNNNNNNNNNNNNNNNNNNNNNNNNNNNNNNNNNNNNNNNNNNNNNNNNNNNNNNNNNNNNNNNNNNNNNNNNNNNNNNNNNNNNNNNNNNNNNNNNNNNNNNNNNNNNNNNNNNNNNNNNNNNNNNNNNNNNNNNNNNNNNNNNNNNNNNNNNNNNNNNNNNNNNNNNNNNNNNNNNNNNNNNNNNNNNNNNNNNNNNNNNNNNNNNNNNNNNNNNNNNNNNNNNNNNNNNNNNNNaatgacagattcgaaattcaaatgtaatatttttttataattaagtgtaacagtatttatggccagactaagtagtagattaatatatacatacgcatgtcaaaatgtaaatgaatacattttgcTATTGAggaaatatatagatttactTGGATGGGATaggttttagtttaaaaataagttagcGAGGAGGAGCGAAGACACAATCGTTTTAGGTTTTCTTTAAGCCACCGCACGAGTCGAGCGAGCGAAGCAAAAGGGTCCGCCGAGTTTCACAATCGACTATAGAACGTTTCCTTGTTTCTTTCGACTTTCAAAAACAAACTAcgtgataatgataataataaaacactttattgcacacacaaaaacaaaataaaaacaaaaaaatattcacaaatagaGAAAACGCGGTACAAATAGGCggtcttccaggcaacctgtGGGTTTAGGAAAAGTTTGAAGAAAAAAGGgaaaaaagaaagagaaagaTTTGGAATGTAGAAGGAGCATAGCAATAGCATTATAAAAGGTGCAAACGAAAgtgaaaaatgcaaatataaatatatataacaagtaTACAAgcaatacacacacacataattatatacataccaatatacataaagggaaaagtagaaaaaatataataaataaaagtaagtaaggtaagagaaaatgaaatagatacaaattaattgatgTGAAGAAAATGTTGTTTGACAAGATACTTGAAGGAGTTGATGGATGGAGCTTTCCTTATGTTGATAGGGAGTGAGTTCCACAACCTTACAGCACGGTAAAGGAAGAGGCGTAAAACGGGTTTTGTGAGCAGGCATGCGTAGTGTAAGATTGTCCATAGATCGCAGATCGAGTTCGTGAGAAGATCCCATGAACACTATGTTTAAGGTAGGATGGGGATCTAGGATCAAAAAGGATAGTGTACAGGAGAGAAAGGACATGAGTATTCCGGCGAAGCCGGATGGGCAGCCGATTGAGTTTCGAGCGATATTCTGAGATATGATCAAATTTGCGCAAACTAAAGATAAATCTAATAGCAAAATTTTGAAGTCGATCAATTTGTTAAGTAGCTCCTCATTAAGGTCTGGAAAGCATGCATCACCATAATCAAGGATAGAAAGCAACAAAGACTGAGCCAGCACAATTTTCGTAGGAACAGGTAAAAAGTTGCTCAGTCGTCGTAAAGATGAAGTAACGCCAAAACTCTTACGACTTACTTGCTTAATGTGTTCAGCCCATGATAGGGTTTGGTCTATATGGATACCCAGATTTACGTAATATGTAGAACTATGCAAGTGCtccataaaaatattcgtAGTGAATtttgattatgttttattcattttatttagagAAAGCTTTCGTTTTATACATTTCCTACGGAATGTTAACATCTCCCAgaatatgtgtttattaaataataatgtttgaaacaatatttttaatatttcctgATAGTTTCAGCATTGTATATATTCAAACGCCGTTTTATACATTTCCGATTATCTAAACAtagataggtatataattacataaaataaataggataCTCACATTAAATGTCCCAATTTTTAAGTGTTTCCCATTAACAAGATTACGTAGAGCCAATGTTTCATTCTGCTTCCCAGATAATTTTGCATCTGAAAAAAGGAACCATGATCTTCCTTAATACATTGGCTAAGTATGACCATTCAACTGAAAGGTCTCGAGTTAAAAACCAACTTAATAAGACTAACAAAAGAACTGGTTGGCTGACAAAAAGCTAATCACCGCACACAGATAAAATCGACCAGTGAAATTTGAATGCATCAGCCCCATTCTTTCTCACATTTgtagaaaaacaataatttaccaTTCAATGGATTGTCATAAACGTATTCGCAGAAAGTCGCGTTGCAAAcggatgaaaatataatttccaggCCTGCCATTGCATGTCGTGCGGTTGTGGGTGACTGATTACCGTAACACAAACAACGGTGGTGGTGACATTATGGGGTGACATAATCGATGGTGGGACATCGATGTGATTACTGGGGCGTTAGATTTGTACAGATAGGCcgtattatgttgttttttttaggataaggaaaggattgtcgaAAGAAGacacaaataaagaataaaacaaattaattaaattcaccactttaaaaacaaacaaagacaaacgtaattaaaacaaaagacttaaaaactgaaaaaaaataataacaaaaattcaaaaccaCAAAACCTTAGTGTGGCGACGAAAAGGGTGGGGACACACAGCATAATGTCGAATTCCGATATGGTCAGTATAACGCTGGTTTTCAGAGCCACCCGTCAGTAATAAGCCTAAGTAAGTGTCCCTCATTTCTTTGTCTGGTGTTAGTGTTCATACGTGGACATATAcaacataaattttcaatggAATGTTGAATATCAGTTGAAAGCAAATACCTGTCATACATTATAACGGGATTTCAACTTCTTGCTTACATTCTAAAGGCTTGCGCTACTATTTTTCAGTGGCATTACGTACTTTTGATATATCCATATTAGTCTTTCTACATCATTAATATTCCTTATACGATTATATGATAAAGGAAGGTCATCATATGTaagtaactaaatattatgtcaCGCGGTCCTATAACCATTACCGAGctgattatatgtattattattatttgaacagGTGGTTAGAGGTAGGTAAAGAGGAGCCTGTCAATAATCAAAGTGGTGTAGATATTAGGACTACAAAGTtactaaacataattattatagaggTAAATATATACAGGTCATGCTGTTTATTTAATCACCCATACTGCTAATAGGTTCtagaaaggtttttttttcaacgcTGAGAACTACTTACCAAATTACgtattaattacaatgtaccaattgtatttctttaaaacgGGAATATAATAAGAGTTCTCTGTATATTACCATTAAAACCCGGTTTTCGTTACAAGTTCTCGGTAAATGCCTTCGcctttaaatagaaaaaacacattaaaaattagaGACAATTAACTGATGTTTCATTTTGTTCTACACTGATACTATATCTtctatctactatataaaaataagtagggttttccttcctgacgctatataaactccagaacgcacgaaccgatttcaacGGTTTGGccttcgttggaaaggtctcgggctccgtgaggtctATTGCAAAGAAAGTTCTGGAAAattttcaacagaaaagcgggaaaatcatttttcacatacgtttcgtggcgaaacggagttatATATACCCTAAACAGACAATttctgtacattaaatatattgtcatAATAAGTAATTCCTATGTTTTACAGACCCCACAACacacttttttttagtttgtttgtatgtgtgtcaatcacgtaaaaaccactggtagatttttttaattttatatggttATAGACCATTTTACTAAttggatacattttattaaaaaaaaagtattttgtagAGGTGGCTatccatatataaaaaaaaaactcgcgagtatgtaaataaatggatAGGatcttaaacaataaaattgaggttgataaataagattttttgcTAACTAAATAGGTCATCAGATGTACACatctaaagaaaaataatatgtcataCTGGAAGATTTTCCAATCCACGAAGTACAACATTTTGTACTCCACGTATGCGAAGTCACGGGCGGGGAGCTAggctataataataacacattacagtgtataatataattacagtaatgatatttcaaaacaaaaaataatggaaaaaattAGATTATGATGAATTTGAATCCACGTCCTTCGTCTTGCCGTGACGACGCCTTGGACCGCTAGGCCACACATGAGCCTCACCTACGTTCTACGTCATCTATTAGAATGTTACCCATATCAACTAATTTATGAATCACTAGCGGTAAGctccggcttcgtccgtggtacatatatagcctacagccttcctcaataaatgagctatctaaaactgaaagaatttttcaaatcggaccggTAGTTCTCGAAATTAGtgagttcaaacaaacaaacaaataaactcttcagctttataaaattagtatagattatttatgtatcgATGAAATCCGGCCGgtgtttgatatttaatatcattaaatgataaatatgaagAACAGgaaatcagaaaaaaaaaactattcttatactaattatctttaaaattgcatttagtgattaaaaaaaataatcataaatgaaTGATATTCCTATTTCTACACCTTATCGTGTAGGTCTATATTTCTCTGTTTGTTCAATTTCATATTGCCTATATTTACTCGTGTAATTGTTGTTTACTGGTTACAAATCGTCCTGGCTCCACCTGAGATGTCCCCAGTCCCGATGTATGTCGTAggattgtaataaatgttagatCTAGTCATTGACTATTCACACAAGCCTGTAATTTTGCATTTTGTCATTACAATCGTTCGgcatagaatatataaataaagtacttttggtctacaaaataattttactaaacTAAACTTACTGCTTCTTTCAGTAGTGTTAATGTGAATATTTTGGCACTTACATTACCACCTTGGCGCCCGGTCTCAGCCCGGCAGCCAGAGTCCATTTCAGTGCTGTCTTGGGTACCCACCATTTGATTGGACATGCACTGTATTGGATGCGGAAGGGATTCAAAAGTACTGGAGTGCaggaattttgaatttgatcgATGAACTGGAATTATACcctttactatttaatatttcttatatcttataaactagctgtttgCCCCAGCTTCATCCGTTgtacgtaatatatatatatatatataccactcAGGGAAGCTGCACTTTGTAATGGTGAAGTTTTGACAtcgtccagtagtttttgttagaaaacattagaaatatacaaaaagtttttcttcataatattaatgtgagtACAACCAACAGgtttaacattttcaaaacATAGACAGGtactcataataaattaaatgtacacgCACGATTGCCTATATAAATCATCATGCTCGGAATTCGAcgcatattttttgttaatgttttgcattaaattacaatttccgAATTGGGGAAATCGCTCCACCGAATTCCAGGCTCTTCATCGGcgtaatgaaaattaaattgaacgtgataaaaaaacaaatgacattttatacttaaatgtcatttatttgAAGTTGACATTCCGTGATCACAACATAACCTCAAAGT
The sequence above is a segment of the Zerene cesonia ecotype Mississippi chromosome 17, Zerene_cesonia_1.1, whole genome shotgun sequence genome. Coding sequences within it:
- the LOC119833367 gene encoding glutamate receptor ionotropic, delta-1; translated protein: MAGLEIIFSSVCNATFCEYVYDNPLNDAKLSGKQNETLALRNLVNGKHLKIGTFNNFPMSWTDRAENGTYIGYGVAFEIIEILQKKFNFTYEVVVPEKNFVFGKGRPEEYLIGLLNTSKIDMAAAFIPTLNNYDRFVQFSPILDEGTWMMMLKRPKESAAGSGLLAPFDEMVWYLILIAVVAYGPCVTLLTRLRNKLMPDDEKYIPISPSIWFVYGAFIKQGTSLSPNANTTRVLFATWWIFVILLSAFYTANLTAFLTLSKFTLEIETLQDLYKKNYRWFATEGGAVEYAVKNTDESLHFLSKMISNGRAKFRSVSEDSEYLSYVSEGAVLVNDGTVIDYLMYFDYLEKTKQGVPEAERCTYVVAPGAFMEKRRAFAFPKNSTLNTLFTPVMHMIIYSGIIKYLERKTLPDTKICPLDLQSKDRQLRNSDLLMTYYIMAVGLATAVSVFIGEISFKRYGILKYKGKRLKLVRKKLTPTQNFKFDNTRPPPYESLFGKSKKGAESTKKIINGREYWVISKENGETRLIPVRTPSALLYR